ATCATCGAGAAGCTCAAGGAAGAGCTGGACATCGAGGTGGGCGAAATCACCAGGGACAAGAAGTACTCCCTTGAAGCGGTCCGCTGCCTGGGCGCCTGCGGTCTCGCACCGGTCGTCGTGATCGGCCAGGACACCTACGGCGACGTGGCCGCCACCAAGGTGATGGAGATCGTGAAGAAGTACGATTAGGACGTGCGAAGCACCGCGGGACATCCGACGGTGAGAGCTTATGAACGCGGATTGAGCATCTCTCATGAGGTGGGCACATGGCAAAACTGACGATCGCTGATTTAAAGAAGATCAAGGAGCAGTACCACCAGGGACTGCGCGAGGGCGGGTTTCGGGTCAAGATCACGGTCCATATGGGCACGTGCGGAATCGCGGCGGGCGCCCGGGCAATCATGAACACCGTGATGGAGGAAATCGCGAAGTCCGATGCCAAGGACGTTGCGGTCACGACCTCCGGCTGCGCGGGGCTCTGCAGCCAGGAGCCCATGGCGACCATCGAGCTTGCCGGGGAACCGCCCGTGAAATACATCGCGCTCACCGAGGACAAGATGCGCAGGATCTACGCCGAGCATGTGAAGGGCGGCAAGCCGGTCCAGGAATTCGCCCTGGTGGCAGGGCACGAGACCACGTATTGAATAAATCCGGTTCAAGCGGTTTGAACAGATCAGGCCGTTTAACCTGGTGAATGGAGTTACCGTGGAGAAGACATACCGTTCGAACATAATGATCTGCGCAGGAACGGGCTGCGTGGCAAACGGATCGCTCAGGGTAAAGGACGCTCTCGAAACCGAGCTCATCAAGCGGAATCTGCAGGGCGAGGTCAAGATCGTTCTGACCGGGTGCAACGGGTTCTGCGCCAAGGGCCCCGTGATGGTGGTCTACCCCGAGGACATCTTCTACCAGCTCGTGAAGACCGAGGACGTGCCGCACCTGGTCGAGGAACATTTCATCAAGGGACGTCCGGTCCAGAAGTTCCTGTATACCCCGCCGGCGGACAAGAAGACGATCCCGGTCATGAACGAGATCCCGTTCTTCAAGCATCAGGTGCTGCGTGCGCTCCGGAACCGGAGCCTCATCGATGCGGAGAAGGTCGAGGAATACATCGCGCGCGACGGGTACATGGCTGCTGCCAAGGCGCTCCTGGAGATGACGCCCGAGCAGATCGTGAACGAGATGAAGAAGTCGGGTCTGCGCGGAAGGGGCGGCGCTGGCTTCCTGACCGGCCTCAAGTGGGAGCTCTGCGCGCGCGTTCAGGGCGATATCAAATACATCCTGTGCAACGGCGACGAGGGCGACCCGGGCGCTTTCATGGACCGGAGCGTCATGGAGGCTGATCCTCACTCGGTGCTCGAGGGCATGATCATTGCGGCAAAGGCGATCAACGCCCATTACGGATACATCTATGTGCGTGCCGAGTATCCGCTTGCCGTGCAGCGGCTCCAACTGGCGATCGAACAGGCCAAGGACAACGGGCTGCTGGGCAAGAACATTCTCGGAACGGGCTTTGACCTCGACATCGAGATCTACCAGGGCGCCGGTGCCTTTGTTTGCGGCGAGGAGACTGCGCTCATGGCCTCCATCGAAGGCAAACGTGGCATGCCGCGTGCCAAGCCGCCGTTCCCGGCGGTCAAAGGCCTCTGGCAGCGGCCTTCCGTCCTGAACAACGTCGAGACCTTTGCGAACGTCCCTCCGATCATCCTGAACGGCGCCGACTGGTTCTCGAGCCTCGGGACCGAAAAGAGCAAGGGCACGAAGGTGTTCGCATTGTCCGGCGCTCTGAACAACATCGGCCTCGTCGAAGTGCCCATGGGCACCCCGCTCAAGACCATCATCTTCGACATCGGCGGCGGAATCAAGAACAACCGGAAATTCAAGGCCGTGCAGATGGGCGGCCCCTCGGGCGGCTGCATTCCCCATACGC
This sequence is a window from Nitrospirota bacterium. Protein-coding genes within it:
- a CDS encoding (2Fe-2S) ferredoxin domain-containing protein — its product is MAKLTIADLKKIKEQYHQGLREGGFRVKITVHMGTCGIAAGARAIMNTVMEEIAKSDAKDVAVTTSGCAGLCSQEPMATIELAGEPPVKYIALTEDKMRRIYAEHVKGGKPVQEFALVAGHETTY
- the nuoF gene encoding NADH-quinone oxidoreductase subunit NuoF, with translation MICAGTGCVANGSLRVKDALETELIKRNLQGEVKIVLTGCNGFCAKGPVMVVYPEDIFYQLVKTEDVPHLVEEHFIKGRPVQKFLYTPPADKKTIPVMNEIPFFKHQVLRALRNRSLIDAEKVEEYIARDGYMAAAKALLEMTPEQIVNEMKKSGLRGRGGAGFLTGLKWELCARVQGDIKYILCNGDEGDPGAFMDRSVMEADPHSVLEGMIIAAKAINAHYGYIYVRAEYPLAVQRLQLAIEQAKDNGLLGKNILGTGFDLDIEIYQGAGAFVCGEETALMASIEGKRGMPRAKPPFPAVKGLWQRPSVLNNVETFANVPPIILNGADWFSSLGTEKSKGTKVFALSGALNNIGLVEVPMGTPLKTIIFDIGGGIKNNRKFKAVQMGGPSGGCIPHTLIDTPVDFENINKTGAIMGSGGMVVMDEATCMPAMAKFFLEFTEDESCGKCVPCRIGNRTLLTILQRITSGEGREGDIELLLALSQQIKDTSLCGLGQTSPNPVLTTIKYFRDEYEAHIRDHTCPARVCTPLVKFVVNQDKCKKCGQCFRACPTGALKWEKGQVAYIDPEKCTKCKSCIKACRFWSID